A region of the Neomicrococcus lactis genome:
ATCGCCGGTGCCACGAAGCCTGAGCAGATCCAGCAGAACGCTCAGGCCGTCTCGTGGGTGCCATCAGCTGAGGATCTTTTCGAGCTCGACGAGATCTTCCCTAAGGTGCAAAAGATCGCGCTGTTCTAGCGGTCACTTCTCCTGCTAGCGGTGGCCGTGAGCTACCGCTAGCCCTCGAGATAGATCACGACGTTTGACCCCTCAACGCCCGCAGGATAGGCCGCGAGCGCGGAAGGCGCTGGCCCAGCTGTCGGTGCTCCGGTGGCAGGGTCAAACATTGAGCCATGGCACGGGCAAGCGAAGTCCTTGTCCGCGCCTACTTCTACCAAGCATCCCGCGTGGGTGCAGACGGCTCGGTATGCCTTGATGTCGGTTTCAGACACACGGTAAAACAAGTAGGATCGACCGCCGTCGAGTTTGGCTGTGCCTTTGGCACCCACAGCAAGGTCTGAGAGAGGTATAGCCACGGTGGCCTCTCCTGTGGGGGACGCTGGTGCTGCTGCCGTCGATGACTGGCTGGCGGCGTTTGAGGACCCGCAAGCTGCCAGTCCCAGAGTGGTAACTCCAGCGAGGGAAGAGACCGTCAATAGGTGGCGGCGAGAGGTGCAGCCCTCACAGGTTCCGTCGTTCTCTTTTGCATCATGCGGTTCTTGGTTCGTTAAGCTCACAAGGCCCTCCTCGGTTTTACTGGAGCCAGCGTACCGGGAGGACCTTGTGAAAACACTCAGGACGAACTTCGAAATTAACGGTTCGGGTGGAACTTCTTTCCGTTAACACGTTCAGAGGCGCCAACGCGGTCCAGGTACGGCGTGATGCCACCCATGTGCATCGGCCATCCGGCGCCGAGAATCATGCACAAGTCCACGTCCTCAGGCCCTGCGACAACGCCCTCATCCAGCAGCATTCCGATCTCTTGCGCGAGCGCATCCTGCGTGCGGGTGAGGAGCCCCTCAGAAGTGCTAGGCGTGTTGCCGAACGTCAACAGATCCAACGTGGACTGCGGCACGTGCTGGCCACCGTTTTCATCCTTGGCCCACAGCGCCTTCACGCCGTTATCGATGAGCGTCTGTTGGTTCGCTGACACGCGGAAGCGATCGCCGAAGGCGGCATGCAAGGACTCGGTGACGTGCTGT
Encoded here:
- a CDS encoding Rieske 2Fe-2S domain-containing protein — its product is MSLTNQEPHDAKENDGTCEGCTSRRHLLTVSSLAGVTTLGLAACGSSNAASQSSTAAAPASPTGEATVAIPLSDLAVGAKGTAKLDGGRSYLFYRVSETDIKAYRAVCTHAGCLVEVGADKDFACPCHGSMFDPATGAPTAGPAPSALAAYPAGVEGSNVVIYLEG